In Pseudobdellovibrio exovorus JSS, the genomic stretch TTAGTCGCTGTCTTAGGCAAAGGCTCTTGGGGTTCATTCCAACTACCCGCTTTTGATATTATGATTGTGGCTTTGAAAGAAGCGACCGAAGTGGATTGGCTACTTCTATTTGCTATCGGAAGTGAAAATGTGACCGGAGGAATGGGAACAGCTGCTTTTGTGGCCTTCTTGATGGCTCTGTGTAATCAAAAGTTCACAGCAACTCAGTACGCTCTTCTATCGGCCTTTTCGGCTGTGGGACGCGTGTGGGTGGGCCCATTAGCGGGAGTTCTGACAGGGACTATCGGATGGCCTATGTTCTTTATCTTTTCAACACTGATGGCACTTCCCGGTTTATTCATTCTTTACAAATTAAAGGATGTTATTAAACAGTTGGAAGCACCGAAGATATCACTAGCTGACGCTGACGACTAAGTTCAAACTACGTTCCTAATGGAATTCGACAATTGTATCCCGGCTTCAAGTAACTTGTTTTTTCCTGCGAAGCCGGCTTACGAAACTTAAATCCACTCATATCGTCTGTAAAATTTTGCAGACATTTATCTAAGTCTTTAAGCTCTGCCGCATTCACACGATCATTTTCTACATTGTATGTAATATATAGATAGGTCACATCAGGAGCCTGCGGGTTTACCACTTGTGATACATCACGTGCATCCTCGACACGTACACCGGCTTTCAATTCGGTTTCATTGATGATCGCAAATAGCTGAATCAACTGAGCCTGAGAACTGTTTTTATGAATCTGCTGGAACCAATAGTTCATGTGCTGGTGAAATGGTTGCTTACTTTCATCCGCTAGGCGATTCAGTAACTCGACCAGAACATACTCACCTTGCGCGGTCTTTTCGAAAGACAGTTCATGGGAAAACTTCAAGATGGCTCCACGACTAGCTAGATAACCCAAGAAGTCCCGTGAAAATTGAAAACGAGAAACTTCTTTTCTTTCAGGTAAACTTTGTAAAACAGAGACAAACTTCTGCGAATCTGGAAATTCGTAATCTGTTTTAACAATACTTCTTCCCAAATACTCCGCAACGGATGCATTACATGGCAACTGCGTTTGGAAAGAGACCTTGCCATGATTTTCGAATTTCACAAATTGAATCGAAATCGTCAAAGCATCGTCTAGATCTTTTTGAATTTTAACGTCTGCCGTATCACCCCGTTTTATTTCAATCACATGGATGCGCGACAATAGCTCAGGACGTCTACGGAACTCATTTAAATAAATAGAAAGCTTTGAAGACCAAAGAGGCTCTTCTGAACGGCGACATTTTGAATCGATCTCTGTTTTTTCAAATTCACGTGTCGTGGACTCAGGAACATGAACGACTACCCCATTTTGAGCTAAAAGACTCAAGGCCTGTCTGACATCATTGTTGGAATAAACCTGATTCGCCGAGCTTGGCAAACGCACATAACTGGTCGTGCAACCTGAAATCAATAGAATTGCTAGAGCCATAAAGCCCAAACATTGTTTCATGTGTGTCCTCCCCGAGCTTCCAGTTTAAAATAAACTGTACTCATAATCCATCGCCATCTTTTCTGATAAAAAATACTAACCTCATATTAAGACCATCAGTCAGTATTTTATTTTTGTTTAGCTCCCTCAGGTTGAGTTTGCGCTGGCATACGTGATGGCGTAGATCCATACAAAGGTGCGAACTCAATTCTTTGTCCTACAGATTTACCTTGAGCTTTAGTATTCCAATCTAAAGCTGCGGCAACCCGAAAAAACTGTTGTGCTTTATCTTGTATATTAGCAGCTGCATATACCTTAGCCAAGGCTCTTGCATAAAAAGCATCCTGTGGATTTTGATCGTATACATCTTCCATCAAAGCCACAGCTTTGTCTGTGTGATTCTGCTGCAGCAAAAGCCACGCTAACATTGGTTTTAAATTTTTATTCTGAGACTTATATTCCAAAGCTTTTGTCAGCAAGTAGGTCGTATCTTCTATTTTTTTGCCATCTTGATACCAAAGCTCTGCTAATAGAGCGTACATTCCTGCACTTTCAGGATTAAGCTTTTCTACAGTGCGAATTTGCTGATTAAAATTATCAAACTGACCTAGCTTGTAATACGAATAGGCCGCGTTTAAACGCAGTTCTTCATTGTATGGAAATTCCTTTAGACCTGTTTCTGCCACTTTTGCTGCTGTCACATATTTCTGCTCTTTCACTAAGAGTTCAGAGTAAGTGCGCGCAATCGACTCTTGATCTGGACGCAACTCATAGGCCTGCGCCATGATAGCTAACGCTTTTTCACTGTTATCTTTTCTAAGTTCTTCAAATGCTAAAGCCGATCTGGCATCGCCAAAGTATTCCGAAGAATAAGGAACTTTTTCAAAGAGCTTAAACGCCGATCTTCTGTTTTTCTGTTCAAGTAAAATTTGCGCTAAATGATATTGCGCCTCTGAAGACTCTGTATAATTTAAAATCTCGCGATAGTTTTTTTCTGCGTTTTTCTGATCGCCTTTAACGAAGTATGTCCCCGCTATGCGAAGATCTAACTTTAGGGGCTCTTCATCACCTTGATTTTTAATTTTATTGTATTCGACTAAAGCGCGATCATAAAGACCCGCTTGATAGGCTCGATCCGCAATTTGCCATGAAATCTCGCGATCATAATCCTGTGTTTCGGCGTAACGACTTAGAGCCTCCGTCGCACGAATATAGCGATACTGACTAGCTGACCAATTTGCATAGGCCTGAGTGATCTGACGATCACGCGGGTTTGCACTGTAGGCTTTCTGAATAAACTCATCAAACTTATCTTGATTCTTTAGCTGTTGGAAAAGCTGTGCCTGCTCGAAAAATACTTGGGCCCTATTTTCTTGTGTAAGCTCGATATCTTCTAGCTCATCCAAAGCACCTTGATAGTTATTTTCAAATTTATAAATTTCAACTAAAGCCCATTTTGCAGGATCGTACTGAGGCTGTAAGTTAAGAATGTGCGCATAGACTTCACGGGCTTTCGAGTAAACCCGAGTTTCCACATAAAGTTCTCCAAGTCGACTCAGAGCTAATAAACTATCTGGCTTTTGTTCTAAGACTTGGTTGTACTCAACCAACGCCAAATGTGTACGGGAACTATTTCGATACTCGTCGGCTAAGCCAATACGGGCCTCTAAAGAGCGAGGATTGTGGAGCAAAGCCAGTCGATAGTTTTCAATAGACTGAGCTGTGTTGCCTTCTTGCCCATAAGAAACCGCCAGTTGTCGGTAGTATTCGGAGCGGGACAAATCGTCCGTTGAAAAATCTGTACTTCGTGTGGCTACAGGCTTAACCGCAACTGTCTGTAGACTTGAACATCCGGCCAAATACGAACCCAATAAAATTAGAAATACGATTTTTGCTTTCACCTTGTTCTTATCGGAATTTTGGGGCCTTCCTTAACTAGACTGGACAAAGATACGGGTTCTTCGCATACTGGCATCTATGAGTTCAGAATATCGTGCCCTATTAAAAAAGCTGAAACTGACTGGCCCGTTAGCCTTTGTGGATCTACACAAATTTGATCGCAATGCAAAAAAGATGGCGGATCTGGTTCGCCCCTCTGGACTTCATATCCGCGTTGCAACGAAATCGCTACGTGTACCCGAGCTGATTCAACGAGTTCTTAACTCTGATCCTATCTATCGTGGGCTTATGTGCTTCAGTGCTCAAGAGGCGTTATTTTTATCAGAGCAGGGTTTTAATGATTTTCTGATTGCCTATCCGACAGTCTGTCCACAGGATCTTTCGGCCCTTAAGAAAATTCACGATCAAGGCAAAGAGGTCTACCTTGTTGTCGATAGCATCGCACACTTAGAAGCTCTGTCCTCAATTTTTCAAAATAGCTCGCGGCCTTTCCGCGTACTTTTTGAAGTTGATCTTTCTTTAAGACTTGGACCTTTAGTTGTCGGTGTGCGCCGTAGTCCACTCAGAACTACAGAACAAGTTTTGGAACTGGTTCGCCATATTCAAAGCATTTCCTCTTTAAAGTTCAGTGGTTTTATGGCTTATGAAGCGCAAGTGGCCGGAGTCGGGGACCGCAACCCGTTCAAACCTTTACTCAGTAAGTTGCTCAAACCACTTCGCCATTTCTCGGCAAAGAAAATTGCGCAGAAACGTGAACAACTCAAGTCACGCATCCTAGCTGAGTTCCCACAAACAGAATTTCTGTTCAACGGAGGAGGCACAGGAAGTTTAAGTTTTAATCTTCCTGAAAATCAAACTCTGACAGAGCTTACTGCTGGCAGTGGTTTTTACTGTCCCCATCTTTTTGATTACTACAGCAATTTCAATCTAGAGGCGGCTGCCTTTTTTGCACTGCAAGTTGTGCGACAACCGGAACCCCATTGGTTCACCTGCCTCGGCGGCGGATTCATCGCCTCGGGCGAGCCTAACTGGGACCGCATTCCCCGTCCTGAAGCGAATATGAAGCTTTCTGGCTTTGAAGCCGCAGGAGAAGTGCAAACACCTGTGTACAGCCGCACTGAAAATTTAGCCATTGGGGACTCTGTTATTTTTCGCCATGCTAAAGCCGGCGAACTGATGGAGCGTTTTAACGATGTGGTGTTAATTCAAGATGGCAAAGTCACAGCCAATGCCAAAACCTATCGAGGGTTTGGACAGTGTTACTTCTAGCACACTAGATTTATTCGCGCGCTGGCTAGCGATTCATCTGAACGTGATATCCCACCACATCCACCGGAGTCTGAGTCACTTGCGACTTGGCTCCTTTTAAACCCGAATAATATAAAGAAAAAATAATCCCTCGAAGTCCAAAGCGAACCATACGAATCAATGTTCCCACTTCGCCGTTCATATCCGCTTTCGCTTCAATAAAATTCATCATGGCACGTAAAACAAAAGACGGCATGAAACCTAACAATAACAGCAACAGTTTTAAATCAGCCAAATCACTCGGCGGAATTTCTTCTAATAATAAATCCACATGCTCCACTGCTCCCAAGTTCGAAAACGAGGGGAACTCTTCGTTCGCTGGACACATGACATCACCTAGGCGATTCAGTGCGCTTATTTGTAATCCATTTAAAATACGTGACATTACATAGCTCCCTTCAGAATGTGGGGAACAGCCTGATGACTTAAAGCCATCACAGTTAAGGAAGGATTAATCCCCGGAGCCGATGGGAAGACACTTGAGTCCGCAATAAAAATTCTTTTATTGGCGTGCATAGAAAATTCTGGATTCACCACGGATTTTCTAGGATCAGTTCCCAGCGCACAGCCTCCCATCAGATGAAGGCCAAATGCTTGCTTACAGCGAATGATTTCTTTCGCTTCCACGCTTTCAAACATGTCCGCAATCATTTCCATTCCCTGATTCATGCGATGTTGGTCACGGGATGTAAGTGACTTGCGGACGACCATCTTGCCTTTTTTATCTAAGCTCATCTGCCCCGTGGCTTCATCGCGAATGGCCACTTCCATCGAAGCCATATAGCGGAACTTCTTCATGTTGCCTTGATGTTGCTTTCCGAAACCATTGAATAGCATCGATGTGGCTATCGGTGGGGCAAAGACATTTTCAAATTTAAAACCAGCCTCGCGTAATTTAGGATCGTAAGACTTCACCGCTTGAAACGCTCCTTTGAAAGCATCAATCGGTTGGTCAAACAAAGCATAAGTCATGTATTGCGGATGACAGCTAATATTTTTTCCCAATGCCTGCGACTTTTCACCATATCCTGATTGTAATAAAATTTTCGTTGTACCAAAACTTCCACCCGCTAAAACGACGGCTTTAGTTTTCAAATGAATCGTCTGTTGGCTTTTTTGCTGGTTGCCTTTCTGGCGATTTTTAACATGCGCTGTGATGACAAAGTCTTGATTCGGTTTTTCTGAAACCTCTGCAACTTCACAGTTAGCCAGTAAAGCGAGTCCCTGCTGTAATGCGGGTTCTACGGAAGTGACTAATGAACTCTGCTTAGAGTCACGAGCACAGCCCCCAAGACAATTAATACAGTCATTGCCATTATCCAGATCGCAGCTCTTCTGACCGCGTCTTAAGGGGGCCCATCCTAGACCCTTTTTTTCAAATGCTTTTACAAATAATTGAGTATTACGACCGAAGTGTTTTTCAGAAAGCGTTTGTATGGAAAGACTACTTTCGACCTCTTCGTATAATTTTTTAAATGATTCGTCAGAAAAATTCAACCCCGTAATTTCATTCCACTCGCTCCAAACATGTTCGTCGAAGCGATCGAATAGCGCCTGATTCACAACTGATGTCCCGCCAACGCATTTAGCACGCAAAAATCCTAGACGCGCATCGTGATTAAGTTCGACGCCCCCACCCCAAAACATCTGCGATGAAGACTGTATCTCTGGTTTTGGAAAATCGGCCTTTTTTAAATGAGGTCCCGCTTCTAAAAGAAGAACTTTAGCCCCAGCTTTAATGAGGTCAAACGCGATTCGCCCTCCAGAGGGACCTGAGCCAACTACGATGAAATCCCATTGAGTTTTTTCAATTGTTTCTAACATCAAGACCTCATTTTAAATATTAAGCTAACGGCACCCATCCACCGAATTTTTCTTCCAGCGGTTTACACGTTGAAAGTGTTAAATGATCCATACCCGCACGCGCTACAACTTGTACCGATAGCGGCAATCCATCCTGAGATAAGCCCATGGGAACAATGGTTCCTGGGTAACCTAAAGCATTAAAGACCGCTGTGTACGCAAAGTTAAATGGAGTAAAAATCGTGCTCCCAATCGCTGGAGCCTTTTTTGGATGTGGTGGCAAAATTAAAATACTATCCCCATCCAAGAAGCTGTCGACCTCGGCTTGAAAAGCTTTTAACTTTTCAACTAACTTCGGCAATTTGTGTCTTTGGGAAAATTTATCATCAAAGAATGCAGTTAATAATGCAGGGAATGTGTAACGACGTGTCCCGCGGGCCACATCAAAAAACTCTTTCATGTAAGAAAGCTTTTGCCCATTAGTCATGTAGCTGACGAAATCTCGCCCTTCCATCGTCCATGCCCGTGTTGACCAGTGATCAAACCCTTTAAAAAGTAATTTTCTTGGAGCCTCTTGCACCTGCGCGCCAAGACTTTCTAAATAACGACCCGCTTGTATAACCGACTCGGATAGGTCCGATTGTGTTGGTGTCGTTAGAAACATGCTCGGGTCTGGCATCAAATAGACTTTTACTTTTGTCCAATCCTGAATAAGAGGTTTCAACTTAAACTGTGGGTCAATATTTTTATCAATTCCATCTGGGCCAAGAATCATATTAAATAAAGTTAACAGATCATCTGCCTTACGCGCCATCGGGCCAACTACAGAAAAAGGATAATAACTTCCAACAAAACTTTCCGCCACATCTAGTGTCATCGGAAAGTGTCCTGTTAATGGAACGATTTTTTCACTTGGTTTGTGTCCGAAAATACCACAGAACGCAGCCGGCATACGAATCGACCCACCAATATCACTGCCAATTCCAAATGGCGATCCACCAGCGGCAATGATAGCCGCTTCACCACCAGAGCTTCCCCCCGGTGTGTGTTTTGTATTGTAAGGATTTTTTGCAGGGCCATAGACCACATTATCGCACTCGAACCACATAGCCGCTTCCGGCACATTGGTCGTTCCAATCAGAATAGCACCTTCTTGGCGAATACGCTGCAAAGCTGTGCTATCAAAATCAGATACGACATCTTTGCGATGAATCGAGCCAATCGTACAGCGCATCCCTTTAACCGCCATAAGTTCTTTGATGGTATGAGGAACTCCGAAGTATTTGTACTTCGAAAAATCTACCTGACCTTTCGCGATTTTCTCATCGGCAGCGCGGGCTTCATTTAAAGCCTGTTGATAACACTCTTCTACAATAGCATTGATTTGCGGATTGATTTTTTTTGCACGTTCAATATGGGTTGATACCACTTCATACGAGCTGATTTTTTTTTCGCGAATCAACTGCGCAAGGGTAAGACCCGAAGCTTCTAAAAGATTAATATTTTGCATTTGCGGTAGAATACCACCATACTTGCCCCATGCCTATCTCTATTATATTTTCATTTTTTCTAATGATCACGCCCACTTCCGCACATGCTACTGACCTGAATTATTTTAAAAATACCTACGAAGAATCTGAGCAAGACTTTGATAGAATTTTTAAGCAGATCAAACAGAAAAACCCAAAGTCCGATGTTCTTGAATTTCAATATTCACAGGGGACTATCAAATCCTATTTGATCCCAGCGGCGACTCCCGAAAACCTCTTGATTATGATTTCAGGAACGCACGGAGTGGAAG encodes the following:
- a CDS encoding GMC family oxidoreductase N-terminal domain-containing protein, producing MLETIEKTQWDFIVVGSGPSGGRIAFDLIKAGAKVLLLEAGPHLKKADFPKPEIQSSSQMFWGGGVELNHDARLGFLRAKCVGGTSVVNQALFDRFDEHVWSEWNEITGLNFSDESFKKLYEEVESSLSIQTLSEKHFGRNTQLFVKAFEKKGLGWAPLRRGQKSCDLDNGNDCINCLGGCARDSKQSSLVTSVEPALQQGLALLANCEVAEVSEKPNQDFVITAHVKNRQKGNQQKSQQTIHLKTKAVVLAGGSFGTTKILLQSGYGEKSQALGKNISCHPQYMTYALFDQPIDAFKGAFQAVKSYDPKLREAGFKFENVFAPPIATSMLFNGFGKQHQGNMKKFRYMASMEVAIRDEATGQMSLDKKGKMVVRKSLTSRDQHRMNQGMEMIADMFESVEAKEIIRCKQAFGLHLMGGCALGTDPRKSVVNPEFSMHANKRIFIADSSVFPSAPGINPSLTVMALSHQAVPHILKGAM
- a CDS encoding tetratricopeptide repeat protein: MKAKIVFLILLGSYLAGCSSLQTVAVKPVATRSTDFSTDDLSRSEYYRQLAVSYGQEGNTAQSIENYRLALLHNPRSLEARIGLADEYRNSSRTHLALVEYNQVLEQKPDSLLALSRLGELYVETRVYSKAREVYAHILNLQPQYDPAKWALVEIYKFENNYQGALDELEDIELTQENRAQVFFEQAQLFQQLKNQDKFDEFIQKAYSANPRDRQITQAYANWSASQYRYIRATEALSRYAETQDYDREISWQIADRAYQAGLYDRALVEYNKIKNQGDEEPLKLDLRIAGTYFVKGDQKNAEKNYREILNYTESSEAQYHLAQILLEQKNRRSAFKLFEKVPYSSEYFGDARSALAFEELRKDNSEKALAIMAQAYELRPDQESIARTYSELLVKEQKYVTAAKVAETGLKEFPYNEELRLNAAYSYYKLGQFDNFNQQIRTVEKLNPESAGMYALLAELWYQDGKKIEDTTYLLTKALEYKSQNKNLKPMLAWLLLQQNHTDKAVALMEDVYDQNPQDAFYARALAKVYAAANIQDKAQQFFRVAAALDWNTKAQGKSVGQRIEFAPLYGSTPSRMPAQTQPEGAKQK
- a CDS encoding amidase, coding for MQNINLLEASGLTLAQLIREKKISSYEVVSTHIERAKKINPQINAIVEECYQQALNEARAADEKIAKGQVDFSKYKYFGVPHTIKELMAVKGMRCTIGSIHRKDVVSDFDSTALQRIRQEGAILIGTTNVPEAAMWFECDNVVYGPAKNPYNTKHTPGGSSGGEAAIIAAGGSPFGIGSDIGGSIRMPAAFCGIFGHKPSEKIVPLTGHFPMTLDVAESFVGSYYPFSVVGPMARKADDLLTLFNMILGPDGIDKNIDPQFKLKPLIQDWTKVKVYLMPDPSMFLTTPTQSDLSESVIQAGRYLESLGAQVQEAPRKLLFKGFDHWSTRAWTMEGRDFVSYMTNGQKLSYMKEFFDVARGTRRYTFPALLTAFFDDKFSQRHKLPKLVEKLKAFQAEVDSFLDGDSILILPPHPKKAPAIGSTIFTPFNFAYTAVFNALGYPGTIVPMGLSQDGLPLSVQVVARAGMDHLTLSTCKPLEEKFGGWVPLA
- a CDS encoding alanine racemase codes for the protein MSSEYRALLKKLKLTGPLAFVDLHKFDRNAKKMADLVRPSGLHIRVATKSLRVPELIQRVLNSDPIYRGLMCFSAQEALFLSEQGFNDFLIAYPTVCPQDLSALKKIHDQGKEVYLVVDSIAHLEALSSIFQNSSRPFRVLFEVDLSLRLGPLVVGVRRSPLRTTEQVLELVRHIQSISSLKFSGFMAYEAQVAGVGDRNPFKPLLSKLLKPLRHFSAKKIAQKREQLKSRILAEFPQTEFLFNGGGTGSLSFNLPENQTLTELTAGSGFYCPHLFDYYSNFNLEAAAFFALQVVRQPEPHWFTCLGGGFIASGEPNWDRIPRPEANMKLSGFEAAGEVQTPVYSRTENLAIGDSVIFRHAKAGELMERFNDVVLIQDGKVTANAKTYRGFGQCYF